The following proteins are co-located in the Streptomyces sp. DT2A-34 genome:
- a CDS encoding maltokinase — protein sequence MSKAVTRTLTTPPSLLASLDPLLREWLPRQRWFAGKGRPVTGFSLVAATELLPPGGKLGLYHLLVRAHQPLAPLTGAPEQPADCYQLLIGEREALPPRLAPALIGHVAEGPLAGRTVYDALYDTRPTELLLEALRTGARIGGLRFERDESQEIRSGLVPRLVTSEQSNSSVVYGDTFILKLLRRIVPGVNPDLELPLALARESCDRVPAPTAWIRAELSGDSYVLGVLQPFVQGAADGWELALRELAKGEDFAAAARALGRATAEVHMALARTLPTVTLGRAQVQQLVDGMVERLDEAAQAVPALRPYAPGLRSAFAALADLAAEGCTWTAQRIHGDLHLGQCLRSPAGQWWLIDFEGEPSKPLAERRMPQPPVRDVAGMLRSFDYAAHSADPPVPGWADACRAAYCSGYAQVSGADPRTDPVLLRAYETDKAIYEVVYEARHRPDWLPVPLSAIRRLAADSAAPSPSTPPSPPSPRRPRP from the coding sequence ATGTCGAAAGCCGTCACCCGCACCCTTACCACCCCTCCCAGCCTCCTCGCGTCGCTGGACCCACTCCTGCGGGAGTGGCTGCCACGGCAGCGATGGTTCGCCGGCAAGGGGCGTCCGGTCACCGGGTTCTCGCTGGTGGCGGCCACCGAGCTGCTGCCGCCCGGCGGCAAGCTGGGCCTGTACCACCTGCTGGTGCGCGCCCATCAGCCGCTCGCGCCCCTGACGGGCGCCCCCGAGCAGCCCGCGGACTGCTACCAGCTCCTCATAGGAGAGCGCGAGGCGTTGCCGCCGCGGCTCGCGCCCGCGCTGATCGGACACGTGGCCGAGGGCCCGCTCGCCGGACGTACGGTGTACGACGCCCTGTACGACACCCGCCCCACCGAGCTGCTCCTGGAGGCGCTGCGCACCGGGGCCCGGATCGGCGGACTGCGTTTCGAGCGGGACGAAAGCCAGGAGATCCGGTCCGGCCTGGTGCCGCGCCTGGTCACCTCCGAGCAGTCGAACTCGTCCGTCGTATACGGCGATACGTTCATCCTGAAGCTGTTGCGCCGCATCGTGCCCGGCGTCAATCCCGACCTGGAGCTGCCGCTGGCGCTGGCCCGCGAGAGCTGCGACCGGGTGCCCGCGCCGACGGCGTGGATCCGGGCGGAACTGTCCGGCGACTCATACGTCCTCGGCGTGCTCCAGCCCTTCGTGCAGGGCGCGGCGGACGGCTGGGAGCTGGCGCTGCGCGAACTGGCCAAGGGCGAGGACTTCGCCGCCGCGGCACGGGCACTCGGGCGCGCCACGGCCGAGGTACACATGGCGCTGGCCCGCACGCTGCCGACCGTGACCCTGGGGCGCGCGCAGGTGCAGCAGCTGGTCGACGGCATGGTCGAGCGGCTGGACGAGGCCGCCCAGGCGGTGCCCGCGCTGCGGCCGTACGCGCCCGGTCTGCGTTCCGCCTTCGCGGCGCTGGCCGACCTGGCCGCCGAGGGCTGCACCTGGACCGCCCAGCGCATCCACGGCGACCTGCACCTCGGGCAGTGCCTGCGCTCGCCCGCGGGGCAGTGGTGGCTGATCGACTTCGAGGGCGAGCCGTCGAAGCCGCTGGCCGAACGGCGGATGCCGCAGCCGCCGGTGCGGGACGTCGCGGGGATGCTGCGCTCCTTCGACTACGCCGCCCACTCGGCCGACCCTCCGGTACCGGGCTGGGCCGACGCCTGCCGGGCCGCGTACTGCTCCGGGTACGCGCAGGTCAGCGGCGCCGATCCGCGGACCGATCCGGTGCTGCTGCGCGCGTACGAGACCGACAAGGCGATCTACGAGGTCGTCTACGAGGCCCGCCACCGCCCCGACTGGCTCCCCGTACCGCTGTCCGCGATACGCCGCCTCGCCGCGGACTCCGCAGCCCCGTCCCCCTCCACGCCCCCATCCCCACCTTCGCCTAGGAGGCCCCGCCCGTGA